A genomic segment from Sulfitobacter mediterraneus encodes:
- a CDS encoding helix-turn-helix transcriptional regulator, translated as MLAVQLKQDSHCTVSDLARQHGVSPRTIARDLALMRDHHGMQIDADRGRGGGLRLDRNWGVGRLNLTYGDAVDLLISIAVAQQMNSPMFLANLDSVRRQLVASFSAEKRKKVNELKSRILVGVTASTYVQASADAPPKRVVQALHQAFINQELLEIAYRREDGETSERRIEPHYLLLKYPVWYVVAVDHLRGGPRTFRCDRILSAARTDQTFRLQKPEAFGPDLAKGELSV; from the coding sequence ATGTTGGCGGTCCAGCTCAAGCAGGACAGCCATTGCACCGTCAGCGATTTGGCCCGGCAGCATGGCGTCAGCCCGCGCACGATTGCCCGCGATCTGGCGTTGATGCGCGACCACCACGGCATGCAGATCGATGCGGACCGGGGGCGCGGCGGCGGCTTGCGTCTTGACCGGAACTGGGGCGTTGGCCGGTTGAACCTGACCTATGGTGACGCGGTCGATCTGTTGATCAGCATCGCGGTGGCCCAGCAGATGAATTCGCCGATGTTTCTGGCCAATCTGGACAGTGTCCGGCGGCAGTTGGTAGCGTCCTTCTCTGCGGAGAAGCGCAAGAAGGTGAATGAGTTGAAATCCCGCATTCTGGTGGGGGTGACCGCCTCGACCTACGTGCAGGCCAGCGCAGATGCGCCGCCCAAAAGGGTGGTGCAGGCGCTGCATCAGGCTTTCATCAATCAGGAGTTGCTTGAGATTGCCTATCGACGTGAGGACGGAGAGACCTCCGAGCGCCGGATCGAGCCACATTACCTATTGCTGAAATATCCGGTTTGGTACGTGGTTGCGGTCGATCACCTGCGGGGCGGACCAAGGACCTTTCGCTGTGACCGGATTCTGTCTGCGGCACGGACGGACCAGACGTTCCGTTTGCAAAAGCCAGAAGCCTTTGGTCCGGACTTGGCCAAGGGGGAACTTTCTGTCTGA
- a CDS encoding peroxiredoxin has product MPELSQPAPDFSLPVTGGGNVSLSDLRGAPVVLFFYPRDDTPGCTKESIGFSEHLEDFKAAGAKVFGISRDTMAKHDKFTAKHDLTVPLLSDENGEMTEAYGVWVEKNMYGKKSMGIERATYLIDAQGNIARIWRKVKVPGHVEEVLDAVKAL; this is encoded by the coding sequence ATGCCCGAATTGTCCCAGCCTGCCCCCGATTTCAGCCTCCCCGTGACTGGCGGCGGCAATGTTTCGCTGTCTGATCTGCGCGGCGCACCCGTGGTTCTGTTCTTTTACCCACGCGACGACACGCCGGGCTGCACCAAGGAAAGCATCGGTTTTTCCGAGCATCTTGAAGATTTCAAAGCCGCAGGCGCCAAGGTGTTTGGCATCTCCCGCGACACCATGGCGAAACATGACAAATTCACGGCCAAACATGATCTGACCGTGCCGCTTTTGTCTGATGAGAATGGCGAGATGACCGAGGCCTATGGCGTTTGGGTTGAAAAGAACATGTATGGCAAAAAGTCGATGGGGATCGAGCGGGCCACCTATCTGATCGACGCACAAGGCAACATCGCCCGGATCTGGCGCAAGGTCAAAGTGCCAGGCCATGTCGAAGAGGTTCTGGACGCGGTGAAAGCCCTGTGA
- a CDS encoding class I SAM-dependent methyltransferase has product MADTQISTTNRYDIAAPRWGDKMRTLGYYDGYLGFLSAPSDLDGRNKRVIDVGSGTGAFAEAWVAIHGPPRELTLLEPSSAMLERGKAALNRRGVEPRMLKSFLGQTTETEPVDVVLAAHVLEHCDDPLTALGQMRDLLVPGGQLRLVVSKPHWCNAIIWLQWRHRTFQRAEILALVAEAGFEVEQVYAFPSGPPSRTSQGIVARRRG; this is encoded by the coding sequence ATGGCAGACACCCAGATCTCCACAACCAACCGATACGACATTGCCGCCCCGCGTTGGGGCGACAAGATGCGGACGCTTGGCTACTACGATGGGTACTTGGGCTTTCTGTCTGCGCCATCTGATCTTGATGGCCGCAACAAACGGGTCATCGACGTTGGTTCAGGCACCGGCGCATTTGCCGAAGCATGGGTGGCCATTCATGGCCCGCCGCGCGAATTGACCCTGCTGGAGCCCAGTTCAGCCATGCTTGAACGGGGCAAAGCGGCCTTGAACCGGCGCGGGGTGGAGCCGCGGATGCTAAAGTCATTTCTCGGACAGACGACGGAAACGGAGCCTGTCGATGTGGTCTTGGCGGCGCATGTCCTGGAACATTGCGATGATCCGCTGACCGCACTCGGGCAAATGCGGGATCTTCTGGTTCCCGGGGGGCAACTGCGCCTTGTGGTGTCAAAGCCGCATTGGTGCAATGCGATCATCTGGTTGCAGTGGCGGCACAGGACATTTCAAAGGGCTGAGATTCTGGCACTGGTAGCTGAGGCCGGTTTTGAGGTTGAGCAGGTCTACGCGTTTCCATCGGGCCCCCCGTCACGCACCAGCCAAGGGATCGTGGCAAGGCGAAGGGGCTGA
- a CDS encoding VOC family protein, whose translation MKLNYAVVGTNDLNASKTFYDAMFSEAGLHSMSPSDRMTYWLAEDFAFAAAIPFDTKPATRGNGTMVGFAVGSQAEVERLHALALELGGTCEGAPGQRGPKFSAYVRDLDGNKLCFAE comes from the coding sequence ATGAAACTAAACTACGCTGTCGTTGGAACCAACGACTTGAACGCCTCCAAAACCTTCTATGACGCCATGTTCTCAGAGGCGGGCCTGCACAGCATGTCACCTTCGGACAGAATGACCTATTGGCTGGCTGAGGACTTCGCCTTTGCCGCCGCGATTCCCTTCGATACCAAGCCCGCGACCCGCGGCAATGGCACGATGGTGGGTTTTGCCGTTGGCAGCCAGGCAGAGGTGGAACGCCTGCATGCACTGGCGCTTGAGCTTGGCGGCACATGTGAAGGTGCGCCGGGCCAGCGCGGCCCAAAGTTTTCGGCCTATGTACGGGATCTGGACGGCAACAAGCTTTGCTTTGCTGAATAG
- a CDS encoding M23 family metallopeptidase codes for MRTRLAIKVNAILEQYFPERRVFLKSDNDTRFIRLRPGTQIVAFAGSAALVAWAIVATAIILMDSIGSGNFREQAKRDQRTYQARLNDLSGQRDSRAEEALAAQERFNAALKQISLMQSELLQSETRRRELETGIDVIQSTLRDTMKDRETARRTLAELKDTLEDGAGQVQVAASNAPMDFLAEALERTAKERDQVVADAQDALLEADRMAQQIALMRDQNDAIFRQLEEAMTVSVAPLDKMFRNAGMPPDRIIEQVRRGYSGQGGPMTPLSFTTRGEEPTADTLRANRLLNQMDKLNLYRIAAQKAPFANPVKSAFRFTSQFGYRRDPKTGGRRMHSGVDFAAGLGTPLYATADGVVVHAGWQSGYGRLVKIQHEFGIETRYAHLSRLRVKVGQRVSRGQRIGDMGASGRVTGVHLHYEVRVGGKAVNPMIYIKAANDVF; via the coding sequence GTGCGTACAAGGCTCGCCATCAAAGTGAACGCCATTCTGGAACAGTATTTTCCTGAACGCCGTGTTTTTCTCAAATCCGACAACGACACACGATTTATCCGCTTGCGCCCCGGCACACAGATTGTTGCCTTCGCAGGCTCCGCCGCGCTGGTCGCCTGGGCGATCGTCGCCACAGCCATTATCCTGATGGACAGCATCGGCTCCGGCAATTTCCGCGAACAGGCCAAACGCGATCAGCGCACCTACCAGGCGCGTCTGAACGATCTGTCCGGCCAGCGCGACAGCCGCGCCGAAGAGGCATTGGCCGCGCAGGAACGGTTCAACGCCGCGCTCAAGCAGATCTCGCTGATGCAGTCAGAGCTTTTGCAATCCGAGACCCGTCGCCGCGAGCTTGAGACCGGCATCGACGTGATCCAGTCCACCCTGCGCGACACTATGAAAGACCGTGAAACCGCGCGCCGCACCCTGGCAGAACTGAAAGACACGCTGGAGGACGGAGCCGGACAGGTGCAGGTCGCCGCCAGCAACGCCCCGATGGATTTCCTGGCCGAAGCGCTTGAGCGGACGGCAAAGGAACGCGATCAGGTTGTGGCCGATGCGCAGGATGCCCTGCTTGAGGCGGACCGCATGGCCCAGCAGATTGCCCTGATGCGTGATCAGAACGATGCGATCTTCCGCCAGCTTGAAGAGGCAATGACCGTTTCTGTGGCCCCGCTTGATAAAATGTTCCGCAATGCCGGCATGCCGCCGGACCGGATCATCGAACAGGTGCGCCGGGGCTATTCCGGCCAGGGCGGACCTATGACGCCGCTGTCCTTTACCACCCGCGGCGAGGAACCCACCGCCGATACCCTGCGTGCCAACCGTCTGCTCAACCAGATGGACAAGCTGAACCTTTACCGGATCGCCGCACAGAAGGCGCCCTTCGCCAACCCTGTTAAATCCGCCTTCCGTTTCACCAGCCAGTTCGGTTATCGCCGCGATCCCAAGACCGGCGGACGCCGCATGCATTCAGGTGTTGATTTCGCCGCCGGACTTGGCACACCGCTTTATGCCACCGCCGATGGCGTCGTGGTTCATGCCGGATGGCAGTCCGGCTATGGCCGTCTTGTTAAGATCCAGCACGAGTTCGGCATCGAGACCCGCTATGCCCATTTGTCCCGGCTTCGCGTAAAAGTAGGCCAAAGGGTCTCGCGCGGACAGCGTATCGGTGATATGGGGGCATCTGGACGCGTAACTGGCGTACACCTGCACTACGAAGTGCGTGTGGGCGGCAAAGCTGTTAACCCCATGATCTATATCAAGGCTGCAAACGATGTTTTCTAA
- a CDS encoding peptidylprolyl isomerase, which translates to MRKLLAGAFAFALMGTAVGATGLKIEIEGEANGTVMIDLLEDVAPQHVERITTLAEAGAYDGVVFHRVIDGFMAQTGDVQFGREGGDLGRAGMGGSDMPDVPAEFSDVPYDKGVVGMARSQNPNSANSQFFIMFDAGHFLNGQYTVVGRVTEGQDVVDAIKRGTGGNGAVVGTPDLMRKVTVTE; encoded by the coding sequence ATGCGTAAGTTACTTGCAGGTGCTTTTGCGTTTGCCCTGATGGGCACGGCGGTCGGGGCCACCGGCCTGAAGATCGAGATCGAGGGCGAGGCCAATGGCACCGTGATGATCGATCTGCTGGAGGACGTCGCGCCCCAGCACGTGGAGCGGATCACCACCTTGGCCGAGGCAGGCGCCTATGACGGCGTGGTGTTTCACCGGGTGATCGACGGCTTTATGGCGCAAACCGGTGACGTGCAGTTTGGCCGGGAAGGCGGCGATCTGGGCCGTGCAGGCATGGGCGGCTCTGATATGCCGGATGTGCCAGCGGAATTTTCCGATGTGCCCTATGACAAGGGCGTTGTGGGCATGGCCCGCAGCCAGAACCCGAACAGCGCCAACAGCCAGTTCTTTATCATGTTTGACGCCGGTCACTTTCTCAACGGGCAATACACCGTTGTGGGCCGCGTGACCGAAGGGCAGGACGTGGTGGATGCGATCAAGCGCGGCACCGGCGGCAATGGTGCGGTGGTCGGCACGCCCGATCTGATGCGCAAAGTGACCGTGACCGAGTAA
- a CDS encoding peptidylprolyl isomerase: MAEIKDPENTILMELKGGTVVIELLPKVAPKHVERMKELTRAGKYDNVAFHRVIDGFMAQTGDVEHGNIEKDFNLRLAGTGGSDLGNVPAEFSKVPHARGSIGAARSANPDSANSQFFINFKDNDFLNGQYTVYGQVISGMEHVDAIKRGEPAPEPDRMISMKVAADA; this comes from the coding sequence ATGGCCGAGATCAAAGACCCAGAAAACACCATCCTGATGGAGCTCAAAGGCGGCACTGTCGTTATCGAGCTGTTGCCCAAGGTGGCCCCAAAGCACGTAGAGCGGATGAAAGAACTGACCCGCGCGGGCAAATACGACAACGTGGCCTTTCACCGGGTGATCGACGGCTTCATGGCGCAAACCGGCGACGTGGAACACGGCAACATCGAAAAAGACTTCAACCTGCGTCTGGCAGGCACGGGCGGTTCCGATCTGGGCAATGTTCCGGCTGAATTTTCCAAGGTGCCACATGCACGCGGCTCCATCGGCGCGGCGCGCTCTGCCAATCCGGACAGCGCCAACAGCCAGTTCTTTATCAACTTCAAAGACAACGACTTCCTCAACGGTCAATACACCGTTTACGGTCAGGTCATTTCCGGCATGGAACATGTCGATGCGATCAAACGGGGCGAGCCTGCACCGGAGCCGGACCGCATGATCAGCATGAAGGTGGCTGCGGATGCGTAA
- a CDS encoding bactofilin family protein, with amino-acid sequence MFSKSKINDPAPSKDADAPKPAAPQAPSASTQTTSSEFKASAPKAKPPASVLSSDLHVTGNMKTTGDIQVEGTVEGDIRAHLLTIGETATIKGEVVADDVVINGRIVGRVRGLKVRLTSTARVEGDIIHKTIAIESGAHFEGSVQRQDDPLNPGAKSAPAAKANPAS; translated from the coding sequence ATGTTTTCTAAAAGCAAAATCAACGACCCCGCACCATCCAAGGACGCCGATGCGCCCAAACCTGCGGCACCGCAAGCGCCATCCGCTTCGACACAAACCACGTCGAGCGAGTTCAAGGCCAGCGCCCCAAAGGCAAAACCTCCCGCCTCCGTGCTGTCATCTGACCTGCATGTGACAGGCAATATGAAGACCACCGGCGACATTCAGGTAGAAGGCACGGTGGAAGGTGACATTCGCGCGCATCTGCTGACCATTGGTGAGACCGCCACGATCAAAGGCGAAGTGGTTGCGGATGACGTTGTGATCAACGGTCGCATCGTGGGCCGTGTACGCGGCCTCAAGGTGCGCCTGACCTCCACGGCACGTGTTGAGGGCGACATCATCCACAAGACCATCGCCATCGAATCCGGCGCCCATTTTGAGGGTTCCGTGCAGCGGCAGGACGATCCCCTGAACCCCGGCGCCAAATCCGCACCGGCGGCCAAGGCCAATCCAGCCAGCTAA
- a CDS encoding DUF3179 domain-containing protein: protein MIKALTAALAFCLSLAAAHASPEFWRSEWPDTDFGNTSVDSWAEILSGGPPKDGIPALDAPQFVHASKETRIADREPVITVVLDGHPARAYPIRYLTWHEIVNDRIGGSPVTVTFCPLCNSAMVFDGRVRGRVLTFGVTGKLRNSDMVMYDRETQSWWQQAQGVGIVGELTGAELRQLPSWMESWAEFKDAHPQGLVMAEPSYPRDYGRNPYRGYDSLTRPFLYSGDPPPHGIPALERVVRVGNRAWPMTRLAEAEQLTEAGVTISWRAGQASALDTAQIAKGRDVGSIRVQDGQGRDLAHDVMFAFAFHAFWPDGTWMLGR, encoded by the coding sequence ATGATCAAAGCTTTGACCGCCGCCCTCGCTTTTTGTCTGTCCTTGGCCGCTGCCCATGCCAGCCCTGAGTTCTGGCGCAGTGAATGGCCAGACACGGATTTCGGAAACACTTCGGTGGACAGCTGGGCCGAGATCCTTTCGGGCGGGCCGCCCAAGGATGGCATTCCTGCGCTGGATGCCCCGCAATTTGTCCATGCCAGCAAGGAAACCCGGATCGCGGACCGCGAGCCGGTGATCACCGTGGTCCTGGACGGGCATCCGGCGCGGGCCTATCCGATCCGGTACCTCACCTGGCATGAGATCGTGAATGACCGCATTGGCGGATCACCTGTGACGGTGACCTTCTGCCCGCTGTGCAATTCGGCCATGGTGTTTGATGGCCGGGTGCGGGGGCGGGTGCTGACCTTTGGCGTCACAGGCAAGCTGCGCAATTCGGATATGGTGATGTATGACCGCGAAACCCAAAGCTGGTGGCAGCAGGCGCAAGGCGTTGGGATCGTGGGTGAATTGACCGGTGCAGAGCTGCGCCAGTTGCCAAGCTGGATGGAAAGCTGGGCGGAATTCAAGGACGCGCATCCGCAGGGGCTGGTGATGGCCGAACCGAGCTATCCGCGCGATTATGGCCGCAATCCATATCGTGGTTATGACAGCCTGACGCGGCCCTTCCTTTATTCCGGTGACCCGCCGCCCCATGGCATTCCGGCGCTGGAACGCGTGGTGCGGGTCGGCAATCGCGCCTGGCCCATGACGCGGCTAGCCGAAGCGGAGCAGTTGACAGAGGCCGGTGTGACAATCAGCTGGCGGGCCGGGCAGGCCTCCGCCCTCGACACGGCCCAGATCGCCAAGGGCCGCGACGTGGGCAGCATCCGTGTGCAGGACGGGCAGGGGCGTGATCTGGCCCATGATGTGATGTTTGCCTTTGCCTTTCACGCCTTCTGGCCGGATGGCACTTGGATGCTGGGGCGGTAG
- a CDS encoding ferritin-like domain-containing protein, with amino-acid sequence MAEAVLRCADGREKTAMSRSFAAQWQAARDAGDTPRIGRADPPLHPSRPAAPELLNPRDVPRRRPGTPEGRIALLHAVAHIELNAVDLHWDIIARFTDTKLPMGFYDDWVKAADEESKHFNLMCDCLEAEGSFYGALPAHAGMWRAAEDTVDDLMGRLAVVPMVLEARGLDVTPGMIEIFKRAKADGAVTALETIYAEEVAHVAYGSKWFHFLCGRFDEDPKERFHALVRKYFHGHLKPPFNEEKRAEAGIPPDFYWPLTETGEP; translated from the coding sequence ATGGCCGAGGCTGTTCTGCGCTGCGCAGATGGCCGCGAGAAAACCGCCATGTCGCGCAGCTTTGCCGCGCAGTGGCAGGCGGCCCGCGATGCGGGCGACACGCCCCGGATTGGCCGTGCCGATCCGCCCCTGCATCCCTCTCGCCCCGCCGCGCCAGAGCTGTTGAACCCACGCGATGTGCCGCGCCGCCGCCCCGGCACGCCCGAGGGCCGCATCGCGCTGTTGCATGCGGTGGCGCATATCGAACTGAACGCCGTTGATCTGCATTGGGACATCATTGCACGGTTCACGGACACCAAATTGCCAATGGGGTTCTATGACGATTGGGTCAAGGCGGCGGATGAAGAATCCAAACATTTCAATCTGATGTGTGACTGCCTTGAAGCGGAAGGCAGCTTTTATGGCGCCTTGCCTGCCCATGCCGGCATGTGGCGGGCCGCCGAGGACACAGTGGATGATCTGATGGGCCGCCTGGCCGTCGTGCCCATGGTGCTTGAGGCACGCGGGCTGGATGTGACCCCCGGCATGATCGAGATTTTCAAACGCGCCAAGGCAGATGGCGCGGTTACAGCGCTTGAAACCATCTATGCCGAAGAGGTTGCCCATGTGGCCTATGGCAGCAAATGGTTCCACTTCCTCTGCGGACGTTTTGACGAGGATCCCAAGGAACGGTTTCACGCGCTGGTGCGCAAATATTTCCACGGCCATCTCAAACCGCCCTTCAACGAAGAGAAACGCGCCGAGGCAGGCATTCCCCCCGATTTCTATTGGCCGCTGACCGAGACAGGCGAACCTTGA
- a CDS encoding phosphoglycerate kinase, with translation MGWKSLDDMELSGKRVLVRVDINVPVENGVVTDATRIERIVPTITDILAKGGKPMLIAHFGRPKGRVNLEMSLAQVLPALNDALGRKVVLIETLEGAENLTAEADAADVLLLENIRFYPGEEANDHDFARRLSGLGDVYCNDAFSAAHRAHASTEALARLLPACAGRLMQAELSALEAALATPERPVGAVVGGAKVSTKIELLENLVNRLDVLVIGGGMANTFLAALGADLGASLQEPDFFDTAKDIMAQADKAGCRVILPVDGLVAREFAAGADHEVVQLGPDAKLDADQMVLDAGPDSIAVTAAAFEGLKTLIWNGPMGAFEIAPFDTATVAAAKTAARQTRDGALISVAGGGDTVAALNQAGAAEDFTYISTAGGAFLEWMEGKELPGVAALSA, from the coding sequence ATGGGCTGGAAATCGCTGGATGACATGGAATTGTCAGGCAAACGGGTGCTGGTGCGGGTGGATATCAATGTTCCGGTGGAAAATGGCGTGGTCACAGATGCCACGCGGATTGAACGTATCGTTCCGACAATCACCGATATTCTGGCCAAAGGCGGCAAACCGATGCTGATCGCCCACTTTGGCCGCCCCAAGGGCCGCGTGAACCTTGAGATGAGCCTTGCGCAGGTGCTGCCCGCGTTGAACGATGCGCTAGGCCGCAAGGTTGTATTGATCGAAACGCTGGAAGGTGCGGAGAACCTGACGGCAGAGGCCGACGCGGCAGATGTGCTGCTTTTGGAGAACATTCGCTTTTACCCCGGTGAAGAGGCCAATGATCACGACTTTGCCCGCCGCCTGTCCGGCCTTGGCGATGTCTATTGCAACGACGCCTTTTCCGCCGCTCACCGCGCACATGCCTCGACCGAGGCGCTGGCGCGACTGCTGCCTGCCTGCGCGGGCCGGTTGATGCAGGCCGAGCTCAGCGCGCTTGAGGCCGCCCTTGCCACGCCAGAGCGCCCGGTTGGCGCTGTTGTGGGCGGGGCGAAAGTCTCCACCAAGATCGAACTGCTGGAAAATCTCGTGAATCGCCTTGATGTGCTGGTGATCGGCGGCGGCATGGCCAACACCTTTCTCGCCGCCCTCGGCGCGGATTTGGGCGCGTCTTTGCAGGAGCCAGATTTTTTCGACACCGCCAAAGACATCATGGCGCAGGCCGATAAGGCCGGGTGCCGGGTGATCCTGCCTGTTGATGGGCTGGTTGCGCGGGAATTTGCGGCAGGTGCCGATCACGAAGTTGTTCAGCTTGGCCCCGACGCCAAACTTGACGCAGATCAGATGGTTCTGGACGCAGGGCCAGACAGCATCGCAGTGACCGCTGCCGCCTTTGAAGGGCTGAAAACCCTGATCTGGAACGGCCCCATGGGCGCATTCGAGATTGCACCTTTTGATACCGCAACCGTTGCCGCCGCCAAAACCGCCGCGCGGCAGACCCGCGATGGCGCGTTGATTTCCGTGGCTGGTGGCGGTGACACCGTTGCCGCGCTGAACCAGGCGGGTGCCGCGGAGGATTTCACCTATATCTCCACCGCGGGCGGCGCGTTTCTGGAATGGATGGAAGGCAAGGAATTGCCGGGGGTTGCGGCGCTTTCCGCCTGA